From the genome of Muricauda sp. SCSIO 64092, one region includes:
- a CDS encoding nucleotidyltransferase family protein encodes MDSTREIKQKLSKLKIRLKKRYPISSMALFGSYARNEQTEISDIDIMVEFDGRIGSRFIDLANELENALGVKVDLVSKKGIKDHYLKAIQSEFIYV; translated from the coding sequence GTGGACTCTACTCGGGAAATAAAACAAAAACTCTCAAAGCTTAAGATACGTTTGAAAAAACGATATCCGATATCTTCCATGGCTCTATTTGGATCTTATGCTCGAAATGAGCAAACCGAGATAAGTGATATTGATATTATGGTTGAATTTGATGGTAGAATTGGAAGCAGATTCATTGATCTGGCCAATGAGCTTGAAAACGCTCTGGGAGTAAAGGTTGATCTAGTTTCAAAAAAAGGTATCAAAGACCACTATCTAAAAGCCATTCAATCTGAATTCATATATGTCTAG
- a CDS encoding DUF86 domain-containing protein: MTFEDFEKDEKTVDAVIRNFEIIGEAANRLDDTYKSDNPEIEWDRMRGFRNRIIHEYFGIDLEIVWQIIEDDLELLIESLAEKLK; the protein is encoded by the coding sequence ATGACTTTTGAAGATTTTGAAAAAGATGAAAAAACAGTCGATGCTGTCATTAGAAATTTTGAAATCATTGGTGAAGCAGCCAACCGATTAGACGATACATACAAGTCCGACAATCCAGAAATAGAATGGGATAGAATGAGAGGTTTCAGAAACCGAATAATTCATGAATACTTTGGTATTGATTTGGAAATCGTTTGGCAAATTATAGAAGACGACCTCGAACTGCTTATCGAATCCTTAGCAGAAAAGCTGAAATAA
- a CDS encoding transporter substrate-binding domain-containing protein translates to MNHNFKHLIRLFFIGILFCSCSTQKIVHVDNKLPFNSLLDKIVSDGVLRVGTTGDYKPFSYRKKESRALQGMDITMANDLANSLDVKVKFVRTSWPALIDDLQDNKFDIAMSGISIRLNRQKFGFYSIPIIEGGKIPICRDNDAERFKSLDSINQKDVRVIFNPGGTNEEFARSNFPNATLIENEDNISIFRRIVEKEADVMVTDQIEALIQEKIHLELEAVNLEKPFAFFEKAYLMPRDVAWKSYVDQWLNLRKKQGVIDAVIQEEIKELTSQ, encoded by the coding sequence ATGAATCACAATTTTAAACATTTGATAAGGCTATTTTTTATTGGTATACTATTTTGTTCATGTAGTACTCAGAAAATTGTACATGTAGATAATAAATTACCATTCAATTCCTTACTTGATAAAATAGTATCGGATGGTGTTCTAAGAGTAGGGACTACTGGTGATTATAAACCTTTTTCATATCGTAAAAAAGAATCCAGAGCATTGCAAGGAATGGACATTACGATGGCGAATGACCTTGCCAACAGCCTTGATGTAAAGGTGAAATTCGTTAGAACCAGCTGGCCAGCATTAATTGACGATCTTCAGGACAATAAATTCGATATTGCGATGAGTGGTATTTCCATAAGACTCAACCGACAAAAATTTGGCTTTTATAGTATTCCTATAATAGAAGGGGGTAAAATACCTATATGTAGGGATAACGATGCTGAAAGATTCAAATCATTGGATTCAATAAACCAAAAAGATGTTAGGGTGATTTTTAATCCTGGAGGAACGAATGAGGAATTCGCAAGGTCAAATTTCCCCAATGCAACATTGATTGAAAACGAAGATAACATTTCAATATTCAGGAGAATCGTAGAAAAAGAGGCTGATGTAATGGTTACCGATCAAATCGAAGCACTTATTCAAGAGAAAATTCATTTGGAATTGGAGGCAGTCAATCTTGAAAAACCTTTTGCCTTTTTTGAAAAGGCATATTTAATGCCAAGGGATGTAGCTTGGAAATCATATGTTGATCAATGGTTGAATCTTCGTAAAAAACAAGGTGTGATTGATGCAGTCATTCAAGAAGAAATTAAAGAATTAACGAGTCAATAA
- a CDS encoding outer membrane beta-barrel protein, translated as MKKTLFFAGALIAGSLTAQITQDDRLVIPKGTWTVGGNLSVNTLSNTSENEPFTSENSSTGISFLPNLGYAVGKNTVLGIRPGYRYGESESTFLEDNTINSSRTTEFHALSIASYLRRFFPLNKNLALYLQGELGYEHLRGESTSENNTLSESESTTDTFFIGIRPGITYFVSKAFALEAGIGALQYERSESEFTDSNETVISTEDRNRFNFDLDTSQIFFGLSYYF; from the coding sequence ATGAAAAAAACACTATTTTTTGCTGGCGCATTGATTGCAGGTAGCCTTACCGCCCAAATCACACAGGACGATAGGTTGGTCATCCCAAAGGGAACATGGACCGTTGGGGGCAATCTTTCTGTGAACACGCTTTCCAACACCTCTGAAAATGAACCTTTTACCAGTGAAAACAGCAGCACTGGCATTTCCTTTTTGCCTAACCTGGGTTATGCAGTGGGCAAAAATACCGTTCTTGGTATACGACCGGGATACCGTTACGGGGAATCCGAGAGTACATTTCTTGAAGATAATACGATCAATAGTTCGCGGACAACGGAATTCCATGCCCTGTCCATAGCCTCGTACCTGCGGCGCTTTTTTCCTTTGAACAAAAACCTGGCGCTCTATCTGCAAGGTGAACTCGGTTATGAACATCTTAGAGGGGAGAGCACCTCGGAAAACAATACCCTTTCCGAATCGGAAAGTACAACCGATACATTCTTCATAGGTATTCGGCCTGGTATTACCTATTTTGTCTCCAAAGCGTTTGCCCTGGAAGCCGGTATTGGGGCATTGCAATATGAAAGATCGGAGTCTGAATTCACAGATTCCAATGAAACCGTCATTTCTACCGAAGATAGGAATCGTTTCAATTTCGATTTGGATACTTCCCAAATCTTTTTTGGGCTTTCTTATTATTTCTAA
- a CDS encoding DUF6048 family protein — protein MLRYSISLFFLLVVSMGLAQGEKKRDSVTRKYAYGLRVGVDLSRPALSFLNDNYTGLELVGDFRLTEKWWLAAELGNEERMQEEILGEFVLYDYSTSGSYIKAGADYNTYTNWFGMRNQIHIGGRYAFSTLSHTLENFRFFDSNRFFSPDEFVIGSTEAQEFDSLNASWIEFVVGMKAEIFKNIYVGISARLGHLITNKDPDNFRNLWIPGFNKVTENSNWGVGYNYSLSYFLPLYKKVKKKTEETEQ, from the coding sequence ATGTTAAGATATTCCATTAGTCTTTTCTTTTTACTTGTGGTAAGCATGGGTTTGGCGCAAGGCGAAAAAAAGAGAGATAGCGTTACCCGAAAATATGCCTATGGACTTAGGGTTGGTGTTGATCTGAGCAGGCCAGCCCTGTCCTTCCTTAACGATAACTACACCGGTCTGGAATTGGTAGGGGATTTTAGGCTCACCGAAAAATGGTGGCTAGCCGCAGAACTGGGCAATGAGGAAAGAATGCAGGAAGAAATCCTTGGGGAGTTTGTTTTATATGATTATTCCACTTCAGGAAGCTATATCAAAGCCGGTGCGGATTACAATACCTATACCAACTGGTTTGGCATGCGCAACCAAATCCATATTGGCGGACGTTATGCCTTTAGTACGCTTAGCCATACCCTGGAAAACTTTCGGTTTTTTGATAGTAACCGTTTCTTTAGTCCGGATGAATTTGTCATTGGAAGTACCGAAGCCCAGGAATTCGACAGCCTGAATGCCTCCTGGATAGAATTTGTAGTGGGCATGAAGGCCGAAATCTTTAAAAATATATATGTGGGGATCAGTGCGCGATTGGGACATCTGATAACCAACAAGGACCCCGATAATTTCAGGAACCTTTGGATTCCCGGTTTTAACAAAGTGACCGAAAATTCCAATTGGGGCGTGGGATACAATTATTCATTGTCCTATTTCCTGCCCCTCTACAAAAAAGTGAAAAAGAAAACTGAGGAAACGGAGCAATAG
- a CDS encoding DUF6452 family protein: MNRFFPVLLLLLLITHFASCEKDDICVEGDTPLLVIGFYDVLDTLEFKSVPTLRIKAIDNDSILSDSEAYGFGDRANSPDSIFVPLRIMEPTTQFELISGSSSTEDIDETGNRDTLTFTYTVNEEFISRACGFIANFDELDTIRQVSAEDWIKRISISEKNVERSNAIHVKIFH, translated from the coding sequence ATGAATCGATTTTTCCCGGTCTTACTCCTGCTCTTGCTCATAACCCACTTTGCTTCCTGTGAAAAGGACGATATCTGTGTGGAAGGGGACACTCCCCTTCTTGTCATTGGTTTTTACGACGTTTTGGATACCTTGGAGTTTAAATCCGTGCCTACCCTTAGAATAAAGGCAATAGATAATGATAGTATTCTGAGTGATAGCGAAGCATATGGGTTCGGAGATCGCGCCAATTCCCCGGATTCCATTTTTGTTCCGCTTCGTATAATGGAACCCACCACCCAATTTGAGCTTATTTCCGGCTCAAGTTCGACCGAGGACATTGATGAAACAGGAAATAGGGATACCCTCACCTTTACCTATACGGTCAATGAGGAATTTATTTCCAGGGCCTGTGGCTTTATTGCCAACTTTGATGAACTGGACACCATTAGACAGGTTTCAGCTGAAGATTGGATAAAACGAATTTCGATTTCTGAAAAAAATGTTGAACGCTCAAATGCCATCCATGTTAAGATATTCCATTAG
- the rlmD gene encoding 23S rRNA (uracil(1939)-C(5))-methyltransferase RlmD, which yields MRKNRRQFFERVEVVDAGAKGKSVAKAPDGRVIFLSNAVPGDIVDIQTHKKRKAYFEGVATHFHTYSEKRAVPVCEHFGTCGGCKWQHMSYTHQLFYKQREVENNLKRIGGITLPGISPILDSKKQYFYRNKMEFSFSDSRWLSEEEILSDATIENRNALGFHIPGMWDKILDVRKCHLQEAPSNAIRLAVKSFAEDRGMTFFNPKKQQGMLRTLMIRTASTGEIMVVLQFFEDHREKRELLLHHLVGKFPEITSLQYIINTKANDTIYDQEVVCYSGSDHIVEEMEGLKFKINAKSFYQTNSEQAYELYKIARDFAGLTGKELVYDLYTGTGTIAQFVAKKAKKVIGIEAVPEAIADARENAQNNGIDNVAFFVGDMKTVLDHQFIALHGRPDVIVTDPPRDGMHKKVVEQLLNIAPEKIVYVSCNSATQARDLALMDASYQVVGVQPVDMFPQTHHVENVVLLQKR from the coding sequence ATGCGAAAAAACAGGCGCCAATTTTTTGAACGTGTGGAAGTGGTGGATGCCGGAGCCAAAGGGAAATCCGTGGCAAAGGCACCGGACGGTAGGGTTATTTTCCTGTCCAATGCAGTACCTGGGGACATTGTGGACATACAGACCCATAAAAAACGTAAAGCCTATTTTGAAGGGGTCGCCACACATTTCCATACCTATTCCGAAAAAAGGGCCGTCCCGGTCTGTGAACATTTTGGGACCTGTGGTGGCTGTAAATGGCAACATATGTCCTACACACACCAGTTGTTTTATAAGCAAAGGGAGGTTGAAAACAACCTTAAACGTATTGGTGGGATAACACTACCGGGGATTTCCCCAATTTTAGATTCCAAAAAGCAGTATTTCTACCGAAACAAGATGGAATTCTCCTTTTCGGATTCCCGATGGTTGTCCGAGGAGGAAATCCTATCGGATGCTACCATTGAAAACAGAAACGCCCTTGGATTTCATATTCCCGGGATGTGGGACAAAATCCTGGATGTCAGGAAATGTCATTTGCAGGAGGCCCCATCCAATGCCATTCGGCTGGCAGTCAAGTCTTTTGCCGAAGATCGGGGAATGACCTTTTTTAATCCCAAAAAGCAGCAGGGGATGTTACGAACGCTTATGATCAGAACCGCATCAACGGGAGAAATCATGGTGGTCCTCCAGTTTTTTGAAGACCACAGGGAAAAAAGGGAACTCCTGTTGCATCATTTAGTGGGGAAATTCCCAGAAATCACCTCATTGCAATACATCATTAATACGAAAGCAAATGACACTATTTACGACCAGGAAGTTGTTTGCTATTCGGGCAGCGATCATATTGTAGAGGAAATGGAAGGATTAAAGTTTAAAATCAATGCCAAGTCCTTTTATCAGACCAATTCCGAACAAGCCTATGAACTTTACAAAATAGCGAGGGATTTTGCCGGCTTAACGGGAAAGGAGCTGGTTTACGATCTATACACAGGCACGGGAACCATTGCCCAATTTGTGGCAAAAAAGGCCAAAAAAGTAATTGGGATAGAAGCGGTTCCAGAGGCTATTGCGGATGCCAGGGAAAATGCCCAAAACAATGGTATTGACAATGTGGCGTTTTTTGTGGGGGACATGAAAACGGTTCTGGACCACCAATTTATTGCGCTCCACGGTCGACCGGATGTAATCGTGACCGATCCCCCCAGGGACGGAATGCACAAAAAAGTTGTTGAACAATTGTTAAACATTGCTCCAGAAAAAATCGTTTATGTAAGTTGCAACAGTGCTACACAAGCTCGGGATTTGGCCCTAATGGATGCATCCTACCAAGTGGTGGGCGTACAACCTGTGGACATGTTCCCGCAGACCCACCACGTGGAAAATGTAGTACTTTTACAAAAGCGATAG
- a CDS encoding RNA polymerase sigma factor, translated as MGKPNRIVDSLLVISYQGGNKKALDLLVRRWNTKLCAHAYRYLDDWELAKDVTQDTWSTVLAKIHMLRDSNSFGSWAMTIAGRKALDTIAKQTKRKKEVKPQFWENHETVPEPLITKEAQINRILKVMATLPLEQKMVLRLFYLEEYSLKEISAITNTSVNTVKTRLFRAREKIKEELKIRKDEKRD; from the coding sequence ATGGGTAAACCAAATAGAATAGTGGACTCGTTACTGGTCATTTCCTATCAAGGAGGGAATAAAAAGGCCCTGGACCTCTTGGTAAGGCGATGGAACACCAAACTCTGTGCCCATGCGTATCGCTATTTGGACGATTGGGAGCTGGCCAAGGATGTTACCCAAGATACCTGGAGTACCGTTCTGGCCAAAATTCATATGCTACGGGACAGCAATAGTTTTGGGAGTTGGGCCATGACCATAGCTGGTCGAAAGGCCTTGGACACCATTGCCAAACAGACCAAACGGAAAAAAGAGGTCAAACCGCAGTTCTGGGAGAACCATGAAACGGTTCCTGAACCCTTAATTACCAAGGAAGCCCAGATCAATCGAATTCTAAAGGTAATGGCCACCTTACCCTTGGAACAGAAAATGGTGTTGCGATTGTTCTACTTGGAGGAGTATAGTTTAAAGGAAATCAGTGCTATCACCAACACCTCCGTAAATACGGTAAAAACGAGATTGTTTAGGGCCCGCGAAAAAATAAAGGAAGAACTAAAAATAAGAAAGGATGAAAAAAGAGATTGA
- a CDS encoding DUF6768 family protein — protein MKKEIEQLDELIKETLSKEEAQFYEELEEKNLFGKITEVYKSKMGWLAIIMNIMHLALFGCFIYVLVQFFDAEATKDLIVWASAGFCCLIFMAMMKLYVWMQMDKNDVLRELKRVELQISVLAHKRDNS, from the coding sequence ATGAAAAAAGAGATTGAACAATTGGATGAGTTGATCAAGGAAACACTTTCCAAGGAAGAGGCACAGTTTTATGAGGAATTGGAAGAAAAAAATCTGTTCGGTAAGATTACAGAGGTGTATAAAAGTAAGATGGGCTGGCTGGCCATCATCATGAATATTATGCACTTAGCGCTCTTTGGATGTTTCATTTATGTTCTGGTGCAATTTTTTGATGCCGAGGCTACAAAGGACTTAATAGTTTGGGCCTCTGCCGGTTTTTGCTGTTTGATTTTTATGGCCATGATGAAATTGTACGTTTGGATGCAGATGGACAAGAATGATGTCCTACGCGAACTGAAGCGCGTGGAATTACAGATTTCCGTTTTGGCCCATAAACGGGACAACTCCTAG
- the rocD gene encoding ornithine--oxo-acid transaminase, with the protein MAVVDTLTSQDAIALENQYGAQNYHPLPVVLSKGEGVYVWDVEGKKYYDFLSAYSAVNQGHCHPKIISALKNQAENLTLTSRAFYNDVLGRYEKYATEFFGFDKLLPMNTGAEAVETAMKLARKWGYEKKGIPSNQAKIVVCQNNFHGRTISIISASNDPIATENFGPFTPGIVSIRYNDINALSEVLKDNNVAAFLVEPIQGEAGVYVPDKNYIKEAFELCRSKNVLFIADEVQTGIARTGRLLATCGNCACADKNCSGTPEVKPDVLILGKAISGGVFPVSAVLANNEVMDVIRPGNHGSTFGGNPLACAVALAALEVVKEERLAENADTLGKIFRAEMEKLIQESDLVRLVRGKGLLNAIVINDTEDSSTAWNICMALKGNGLLAKPTHGNIIRFAPPLIMTEEQLYECIAIIRKTILEFKVQ; encoded by the coding sequence ATGGCAGTAGTTGATACACTTACTTCGCAAGATGCCATTGCATTGGAGAACCAGTATGGAGCACAGAACTATCACCCCCTTCCCGTTGTTTTGAGTAAGGGGGAAGGTGTTTATGTTTGGGATGTGGAAGGGAAGAAATACTATGACTTTCTTTCGGCCTATTCCGCAGTAAATCAGGGACATTGCCACCCTAAGATTATTTCCGCATTAAAAAATCAAGCAGAGAATCTAACGTTGACTTCCCGTGCGTTTTACAATGATGTCCTGGGCAGGTATGAAAAGTATGCCACGGAATTTTTTGGGTTTGATAAGTTGTTGCCCATGAACACAGGGGCCGAAGCAGTGGAAACCGCAATGAAACTGGCCCGTAAGTGGGGATATGAGAAAAAGGGTATTCCTTCCAACCAGGCCAAAATAGTGGTCTGCCAGAATAACTTTCACGGTCGTACCATTTCCATTATTTCGGCATCCAACGATCCCATAGCTACGGAGAATTTTGGACCCTTCACCCCGGGGATAGTTTCGATCCGGTATAACGATATCAATGCCCTTTCCGAAGTGTTGAAAGACAACAATGTGGCGGCATTTTTAGTGGAACCCATTCAGGGGGAAGCTGGGGTTTATGTCCCCGATAAGAACTATATCAAGGAGGCTTTTGAGTTGTGTAGGTCCAAAAATGTCCTTTTCATAGCGGACGAAGTGCAAACGGGGATTGCCCGAACGGGTAGATTATTGGCAACCTGTGGCAATTGTGCCTGTGCAGATAAGAACTGTTCGGGAACACCGGAGGTAAAACCGGATGTGTTGATTTTGGGAAAAGCAATTTCCGGGGGCGTATTTCCCGTTTCCGCCGTTTTGGCGAATAATGAGGTTATGGATGTCATTCGTCCCGGTAACCATGGTTCCACTTTTGGGGGTAATCCGTTGGCATGTGCCGTTGCCCTTGCTGCTTTGGAAGTGGTAAAGGAGGAACGACTTGCGGAAAATGCCGATACCCTTGGAAAAATTTTCCGGGCGGAAATGGAGAAACTGATCCAGGAAAGTGATTTGGTGCGTTTGGTCCGTGGCAAAGGGCTGTTGAATGCCATTGTCATCAATGATACGGAAGATAGTTCAACGGCCTGGAATATTTGTATGGCGCTTAAGGGGAACGGATTGTTGGCCAAGCCCACCCATGGAAATATCATACGGTTTGCACCTCCCCTGATCATGACGGAGGAGCAGTTGTATGAATGTATCGCCATTATACGAAAGACCATTTTGGAATTTAAGGTCCAATAA
- a CDS encoding carboxypeptidase-like regulatory domain-containing protein, giving the protein MKTKIVYSMKHWVFVLGLVLTGLGVQHAKAFQQDQERFSEYKGEIFDANTKKPLALASIALANSNISTVSNADGEFLLKIPASTTEGKIVIAFLGYESKTIPLNELKENGNKIPLKVSFTQLSSVNINAPKDAEKLVREVFSRRGEKYTDNNTVMTAFYRETIKKRRKNVSLSEAVVNIYKTPYTSNRNDAMKLFKARKSTDYSKLDTVALKLQGGPFNTLYVDIMKYTDFIFVDGSVDNYVFNFERSTYINDRLIYVISFSQLPSIRDPLYQGELFIDFENKTLTSAIYQLNITDRNLASKLFVRKKPARVDVWPTEVAYRVDYREKDGKWYYSYSNVLMEFKVNWKGKLFNSVYSMSAEMAITDWKKNTSGESLKNKEKIRRSIILTDEAIGFADPDFWGEYNIIEPEKSIESAIKKIQRQLRRANRSGATVP; this is encoded by the coding sequence ATGAAAACGAAAATAGTTTATAGTATGAAACATTGGGTCTTTGTACTCGGTCTTGTATTGACGGGGTTGGGTGTGCAGCACGCCAAGGCCTTTCAACAAGATCAAGAACGGTTTTCCGAATATAAAGGGGAAATCTTTGATGCAAACACAAAAAAGCCTTTGGCTTTGGCATCCATCGCATTGGCCAATTCAAACATCAGCACCGTCTCCAATGCAGATGGTGAATTCCTTTTAAAAATACCGGCGTCCACAACCGAAGGTAAGATCGTTATTGCTTTTTTGGGGTATGAAAGTAAAACCATTCCTTTGAATGAACTGAAGGAAAACGGTAATAAAATCCCATTGAAAGTATCTTTTACGCAACTGAGCAGTGTGAACATAAATGCTCCAAAAGATGCTGAAAAGCTGGTCCGGGAAGTCTTCTCCAGAAGAGGGGAAAAATACACGGACAACAATACGGTCATGACCGCTTTTTATAGGGAAACCATTAAAAAACGTCGAAAAAATGTCTCCTTATCCGAGGCCGTGGTCAATATCTATAAAACCCCGTACACTTCCAATAGGAACGATGCCATGAAGTTGTTCAAGGCAAGGAAAAGCACGGATTACAGTAAATTGGATACCGTTGCCCTAAAACTACAGGGTGGACCTTTCAATACGCTTTATGTGGACATCATGAAGTATACCGATTTTATTTTCGTGGATGGTAGCGTGGATAATTACGTATTTAATTTTGAGCGTTCCACGTATATCAATGACCGGTTGATCTATGTGATTTCATTTAGTCAACTGCCTTCTATTAGGGATCCGTTGTACCAAGGGGAATTATTCATAGATTTTGAAAACAAAACGCTGACCAGTGCCATTTATCAATTGAACATTACCGATCGTAATTTGGCATCGAAGCTTTTTGTTCGAAAAAAGCCGGCAAGGGTGGACGTGTGGCCCACGGAAGTTGCCTATCGTGTGGACTATAGGGAAAAGGATGGGAAATGGTATTATAGCTATAGCAATGTGCTAATGGAATTTAAGGTAAACTGGAAGGGTAAGCTCTTCAATTCCGTCTATAGCATGTCTGCCGAAATGGCCATAACCGATTGGAAGAAAAATACCTCAGGGGAATCACTCAAAAACAAGGAAAAAATAAGGCGTTCCATCATCCTGACCGATGAGGCCATTGGATTTGCCGACCCTGATTTTTGGGGGGAATACAATATTATAGAACCCGAAAAATCCATTGAGTCCGCCATCAAGAAAATCCAAAGACAGCTCAGGCGTGCCAATAGAAGTGGGGCAACCGTCCCGTAA
- a CDS encoding VOC family protein: protein MSMLKGIHHIAIICSDYHKSKHFYTKVLGLEVLRETYREQRNSYKLDLALNARYTIELFSFPSPPERTSGPEACGLRHLAFEVEDVEAVVMRLNEAGIATEPIRIDELTQKKFTFFTDPDNLPLEIYEG from the coding sequence ATGTCCATGCTCAAGGGAATACACCATATTGCCATTATTTGTTCCGATTATCACAAATCCAAGCATTTTTACACCAAGGTCCTTGGTCTGGAAGTTTTAAGGGAAACCTACCGGGAACAACGCAACTCCTACAAGTTGGACTTGGCGCTGAATGCCCGTTACACGATTGAATTGTTTTCCTTCCCCAGTCCTCCGGAAAGGACAAGTGGTCCCGAAGCTTGTGGACTACGCCATCTAGCATTTGAAGTGGAAGATGTTGAAGCCGTGGTAATGCGGCTCAACGAGGCAGGAATAGCAACGGAACCCATCCGTATTGATGAGCTTACCCAAAAGAAGTTTACCTTTTTTACGGACCCGGATAACCTGCCCCTGGAGATTTACGAAGGCTAA